In the genome of Bacteroidota bacterium, the window CTTTGACATTGAAAGAGAATCTACCGGGTTTGTAACCTCTGATTTTAGCTTCAGGCATTTCGGCAAAGAGGTTTCGGATTTCAGTAAACAGTCCGGTATAAGTTGCGGGATTTGAACGCGGAGTCCTGCCAATAGGGTCTTGGTCTATGCGTATCACTTTATCAATGTCATTTTCTCCTTTTGCTGATTTGTATGGAAGCGGTTTTTTTCTGCTGCCATATTTAGCTTTTGCCAAAATAGGATAGAGTGTTTCATTCACCAGTGAGGATTTTCCACTACCTGAAACACCTGTTACACAAATAAATACTCCTAATGGGAAATCAACATCAACTTGTTTAAGATTATGCCCTGAACATCCTTTGAGCTTAATCCATTTGCCTGACAATTTTCTATGCCTCTTGGGCGTTTCGATCTGTTTTCGACCACTTAAATAATCTGCCGTAATTGAATTTTGTTTTGCAAAATCAAGTGGACTACCCGCTGCCACGACATGTCCGCCTTGTATGCCTGCTTTGGGTCCAATATCCACAATATAATCAGCCTCACTAATCATTTCAGCATCATGTTCCACTACAATCACAGAATTGCCAACATCTCGCAAGTCTTTAAGCGATTGAATAAGTTTCATGTTATCTCTCGGATGCAATCCTATGCTCGGTTCGTCAAGGATATATAGGACATTGACAAGTTTTGACCCTATCTGTGTAGCAAGCCTGATTCGCTGTGCCTCTCCTCCGCTCAGTGTAGATGCCGGACTATTCAATGTCAAATAGTCCAAGCCTACTCCCATCAAAAAACTCATGCGTTCTCTGATTTCTTTGAGTATTTCGGTAGCAATTTCTTTTTGTCTTTCATTCAATTTGGCATCAACCTTTTTCATCCAATCATTCAGTTCTCCAATGGTCATTTCGGCTAATTCAGCAATATTTTTATCTGCTATTTTATACCATAAAGCCTCTTCTTTCAGCCTTGTGCCATTACAAGCAGGGCAGTCAACGGGGTGCATAAACTCCTCTGCCCACTCCATCAAGGCTTCACTACGGTTTTCATAAAATTGTTCTTCTATTGTAGGAATTACACCTTTGAAATGGGTAAACACCTCGATTTTTCGTCCCTCATAGTTTTCATAGGTTACCTTAAACTCTTCATCTGTACCGTGCATGACAATATCCATAATCTCGGGACTTAGTTTACTTACCGGGTCTGCAAGACTAAATCCGAATTTTTTGCTTAATCCTTTTAGTTGTGCAGATACATAATTACCTTTGATTTCTCCCAGTGGAATAATAGCGCCCCTCATGATGGATTTGGAAGTATCGGGAATGATAGATTCAATACCAATTTCATGAATGATACCGATTCCGTTGCAACGAGGACACGCACCATAGGGAGAATTAAACGAAAAAGTATTGGGTTGAGGCTCATCATAAGACAGTCCTGTTTCGGGGTCAATCAGGTTTTTGCTGTAATAAAACACCTTTCCGGTATTCATTTCTATTACCACCAATGATCCTTTACCAAGCTTAAAACTCAATTTGAGGCTGTCTCTCAAACGGGTTTTGTTTTTATCGGTCGGTTCAAGTCTGTCCACAATCAGTTCAATATCATGAACTTTGTATCGGTCGAGTTTCATTCCGCGACTGATTTCAAAAACCTCACTATCTATTCTAACCTTGCTATAGCCTTGTTTATGCAAACTTTCAAACAACTCTCTGTAATGACCTTTTCTTGCTTTGACAAGAGGGGCGAGCAACTGTATTTGTTTGCCTGCAAACGTTTCTATCAGAAGTCCCAGCACTTGTTCTTCGCTATAACGCACCATTTTTTTACCGGTTTTATAGGAATATGCCTCACCCGCTCTTGCATAGAGTAAACGGAGAAAATCGTAAATCTCTGTAATCGTCCCCACCGTAGAACGCGGGTTTTTGCTGACTGTCTTTTGTTCAATCGCAACCACAGGACTCAAACCCTCAATTTTATCTACATCCGGACGTTCCATCCCTCCAATGAATTGACGTGCATAAGAGGAGAAAGTCTCCATATATCTGCGCTGCCCTTCGGCAAAAATGGTATCAAATGCGAGCGAAGATTTGCCACTCCCGCTCAATCCCGTAAAAACCACAAGTTTCCCTGCAGGAATCTTTAAGTCAATGTTTTTCAGGTTATGTTCTCTTGCACCAAATATTTCAATTTCTTTTGAAAATGCCATTATTCCTCCATCTTATTACTGTTTACATATCGTCTGAGTTTTTCTAATACCGTTTTGAAATCTTCAGGAAAATCTGCTTCAAAATATATTCTTTTCTTGGTTTTGGGGTGTTCAAACCCTAATGAATAGGCATGCAAAGCCTGTCGTGGCAGGATAGAAAAACAATTATTAATAAACTGATTAAATTTACCAAAAGACATCCCTTTCAGAATCACATTACCGCCATACATTTCATCGTTAAAAATAGGGTGCCCAATGTATTTCATGTGTGCCCTGATTTGGTGAGTCCTACCGGTCTCGAGTGTACATTTAATCAATGTTACAAAATGAAATCGTTCCACCACCTCATAGTGAGTAATTGCGTGTTTGCCTTGTTCCTCATCTGTTGTAACTACTGAACGCCTTCTGTCTTTTGGGTCGCGCATTAGGTTACCTACAATTGTTCCATTGTCTTGTTTCACATCTCCCCACACAAGTGCATAATAATTGCGGTCTATGCTATGGTCAAAAAACTGTTTTGCCAAATAGTTGAGTGCGTATTCGGTTTTGGCAATTACCAGCAGCCCACTTGTATCCTTGTCTATCCTATGTACCAGACCCGGTCTTGTTATATCATCTCGATGGGGCAAATGTTCAAAATGATGCACCAAGCCATGTACTAATGTTCCAGTATAATTATTATACCCCGGATGCACAACCATTCCCGCAGGTTTATTGATTATCAACAGTTCATCATCTTCATAGACTATAGTTAAGTCCATCTTTTCAGGATGAATCTCTGTGTCACGTGGCGGCTCGGGCAGCACCACCGAAATCACATCATTTGGCTTGACTTTATAATTGGATTTGACAACATTTGAGTTGACCAAAACACTACCGGCTTCAATTCCTTTTTGGACTTTGGTTCGGGTTGCATTTGGAATCCTATGAGTCAGAAAAACATCAATTCTGATGGGATTTTGACCAGGGTCCACTTGGATACTAAAATGTTCGTATAAATCCCTATCTTCGGACAGGCTCTCCTGCTCCTCATTCATAGGTGCAAAGGTAACTAATCTGCACAAAATATATAAGTGAGAGGATAAAGCAAGCTTCTGCCTAATCCGTCACTCTGTTTACTTTACTTTATCAAAATAAATATCTCCATCCACGCCAAAACTTTCAATATTGGCTTTGAGGACTAATTGCGTTTTTGAAATTGACACAATTTCAGCCGTATCTGTGAGAAAAATAACATCAATAAACATCCGATCCTTACCCACCATCATCCATGCGCCTTGCTGAGTTTGTGCATCAGCATCATTACATTTGGTTTCTCCTTCATCAATCAACAACAAATCGTCTGCTTGAAACTGATAAGTATTGTCTTTTTGACAAGGTTGAAAAATGGGTAGTATGGATGAGTTCCAAACATCAATCCCTTGGGACATTACTTTGGTAACTTTCCAAGTATTTGACATCACAAGTTCTTTGTTGGTAGGTGGTTTAGGCTCTTCTTTCTTGTCTTCATCTTTTTTATCTTTCTTGCAAGAAGTAATAAAAATAGCGCTGAGCGCAAATACGGATATTAAAAGAGTACTTAATATTGTCTTTTTCATAAGGCAAATATAAGAATGTTTATTACAGTTGCACTGAATATGATTTTAACAAAATGAATCACAAGTATCATGCAGATTTGGAATTATAAATCTGCAATATATACCTTGTATATAGCTATAAATTATTAGACAGAATGAGCTTATCAACCAAATTTGACAAGTTTTTACTTAAATGCTTTGTTGCCAATCATGGCTTTCCAACGAAGCTCAATCACACCAAAGAAAGCTTCTTTGAAAATCCCCATACTCATTTTAGATTGACCTCGTTTACGGTCTGTAAAAATGATGGACACTTCTTCAATCTTAAAGCCTTTGCGCCAAGCCTTGTATTTCATTTCTATTTGAAAAGCATAGCCTTTGAACTTAATCAGGTTAAGATTGATTTTTTCCAATACAATTCTTTTATAAGCAACAAAACCTGCTGTTGCGTCATTGATTGGGAGTCCTGTAATAAACTTTACATATCGAGAGGCATAATAGGACATGATGACCCTTTTGATACCCCAATTAACCACATTCACTCCGGTTTTGTACCTACTGCCCACTGCCACATCTGCACCTTCATCAAGTGCTTTGAACAATTCAGGTAAGTCGGCTGGGTTATGGCTGAAATCTGCATCCATTTCGGCAATCTGCTCATAACCGTTTTCTAAACACCAAGTAAAACCAGCAACATAAGCCTTTCCAAGTCCTTCCTTCTTTTTTCTATTCAACAAATGGATGCGCCCTTCATGCTGTTTAGCTTTCTGATCTACAAGGGATGCTGTACCATCCGGAGAATTGTCGTCCACCACCAATATATCCATAGGCATAGACAAGTTCATGACTGTATCCAGCATCAGACCTATGTTTTCAATCTCATTGTACGTGGGGATGACTACAATTCTCTTTACCAATGGATTATTTTTTATTGATGCAAATATGAACTTATTTTGGAAACCCAAAAAATAGGTTTTGAATAAAATTATCTTTTTAGACAGGGATGGTGTTTTGAACATCGAAAAGGAACACTATATCAGCAGTGTTGATGATTTTGAAATCAACCCTCTTATCATCCCTTTTCTCAAAAAAGCCATTGAAAAAAACTTCAAATTAGTAGTCATCACCAATCAAGGTGGAATTGCCAAAGGCTTATACACCCATGAAACCTTACATCAAATCCATCACAAGATGCAAAGCGAGTTTTCCGTTCATGGCATCCGGTTTGATGATATTTTCTATTGTCCTCATCACGATGATTTTGGCAAATGCTTATGCAGGAAACCCGCTTCACTCATGATAGAGCGGGCTATTCACAGATACCATGCAGACAAGGCACTCTGTTTTATGATTGGCGACCGCCCACGCGACATTATTGCGGCTGAACAAGCGGGTATCAGAGGTTTTTTGGTTGAGCCTAACAGCAGTCTTGATTTTTTGATGGAAGAATTGAAGTGAAACGCAACAGCATTGCACACTCATTAGCTTCTATTATTCTTACACAAATTGTTTTACAATTCTTTCCAACTCGTGTGCAGGCACCACTCCGGATTGCCTCCATTTCATTTCTCCTTTTTTGAAAACAATCAGAGTCGGAACGCCCTGAATTTGAAGTGCAGCAGCCGCTTGCGGGTTTTTGTCCACATCAATTTTAATGATACTTACGCTGTCTCCCACTTGTTTTTTGAGGTCGTCAAGAATAGGTGCCATCATTTTACAAGGTCCGCACCATTCTGCGGAAAAGTCAACAAGTACGGGCTTATTCTGATTAATGATTTCTTGGAATGTCATGTTTGGTTTTGTTTTCTTTTTTGAACATAGAAAAAGCGAGTCCCCCCATCAAAGCACCATAAGCAGTACTATTCAACGGTTTTGAAGTAATTGCACAGGTGCCCGATTCGCATCCCACAAAGTGCCAATAGAGGAATCCTGCAATGGCTCCTACACAAACGCCAATGATTACGAGTAAGTTATTTTTGACAAAATTCATAGTGTTGTATTTAGTTTTATTTTCCAAAGCCCTCTCAACTCTCCCATCTTATAACCGGTGGCTTTGTCATTTGGGTATTTTGCTTGTATTACATCATAGGTTTCTTTGTTAATGTCTTGTCCGACCACACCGTGACAGGAAAGACAAGTAGGCATTCCTATAGGTATTGCTTTGAAGTAATAGGTTTCATTGTTTTCTTGTATAATTATATGTTTGTCCGGCAAACTTGCATCTGACATCATTAGGACAATTTCATTCCAAGCAGTCTTGTCCATATTACTATTGAGTCCGTTGTTAGGGTTTCTGTTTAAATTGCTAACGCGACTAATTTGAGCCAAAAACATGTCGGAAGCAGAATCCGTAAGCGATACAGCACGTGTATTACAAAAGTCAACTGCGCCTGCTACACCTTTTTCTTTGATGGCATTGGCAACATTGGCAAGTAAAATCTGCTGGGTTTGTTTTGCCATCTCGTCACCTATTGCCAGAAATTTGGCTGTGTCTAAAATAGCATGTGCAGTCTTGACTTCGGTTGTTTCTGCAACTTCTGAACGATTGCTGCTGCACGCAACAAATGAAGCCATAACTATTATGCCAAAGATTTTTTTCATTTTATTTCTTCAAAAGTAATTGTTTCTTTTTTGTCTTGTGGAGTCTGTGTGTTACTTGTATTACAACAGGATTTTGTGCCTGCACAACCCATTTTAAAAACCCCCATACTGAAAAGTGCAATTCCCATGATGGCAACAAACCAATCATGAATCTGAACCGCTTGCACAACCATCATGACACCCATCACCAGATAAAGAATCCGCATTAAATTCCAGCCTTTGAGTAGGTCTTTCAATTTATTTTCAATTTTCATATTCATGCAAAGTTAATGATAATATTATTATTTCTTGCGAGCCAGCATGCTTACGATGACTGATTGTCCTTGCAATACACGACCTTCATTCATTTGGATGATTTTTTCGGATATTTCTATCATTTCAAAATCTGCAAAATCTTTCTTCAACATTTCCAAATCATAGTAAAGCTCATGTGTGCTTGTATGGGCATCCTCTCCCAAACTTTTTCCATTTCCAAAACCTTGCAGTATCAACCAGCCTCCGCGCTTGAGGTATGAACTTAATTGTTTGTGTAAAGTACTTCTTTTCTCCGGCTCAAAATGCGCAAAAATTAAAGCCAACACATCAAACGACTCCGACTCATAATCAAGTTGCGCTATATCACCTACATGATAATCAATCTCAAGTCCTGCTTTTTGTGCCAAGGTATCTGCTTTATGTTTTGCCACTACGCTGAGGTCAAAGGCTGATACACTCCAACCATTTTGAGCAGCAAAGACTGCATTCCTGCCTTCTCCTTCTGCCGCAAACAAGATTTTTCCTGCCGGTATTTCCACTAATTTGTCTTTCAGAAACAGATTGGGGCTTTCACCAAACAGAAATACGTCAGGACTGTAAAGTTTATCCCAATATTCCCGATTGAACATCATCTAGTTCTTAATTGCAAATACCCTTACAAGGTTTGATTTTCCTTTGTGATAATCTCCTTCGTTCAGGTTGTCCACGACTTCGGCAATTTCCACAAACTTAAAGCCTTCAAAATCTGTTTTAAGTTCATTGATATCAAAGAGCATATCCACATCTTTTGGACCTCCTGCATGGGGGTTAACTGCTTGGTTGGCAATATGTTTTTTATCAAAACCTTCCAAAATGAGACAACCGCCTTTTTTCACAAAACTTGTTAAAGTCTTATGAAACTTTCTTCGAACAGCAGAAGGGAAATGGGCGAAAACAAGCACGAGCGCATCGAAGGATTCGGCAGGGTACTCGGCATTTTCAATATCTGAAATTTTATAATCAAACTTCACATTGTGCCTTTGAGCTAAGAGTTCTGCTTTCTTTTTTCCTTCTTCACTTTGGTCAAATGCACAAACATCCCAACCTAATGTGGCGGCATACACAGCGTTGCGCCCTTCTCCTTCGCATGGAAACAAGACCTTGCCTGCTTTCATTCCTTTGAGCTTTGATTTGACAAATTCATTGGGAGCCTCACCATACACATAAGCAGTTTGTGCAAATCGCTCATTCCAAAATGCTCTGCTGTTTGCCATTATTTTTCTTGTTCGATTTCGTTCACAATAGCATCAACGCTATACCATGAACCTCCATTATAAATATTAGTAATACCTTGTTGTTCAAGATATCCTTTTGCTTGTGTACATCTGCCACCACTCTGACAGAACAGTACAATATTCTTTTTTCCTTTGAACTTTGACACTTTGCCGGGTATTGTATCCAAAGGAATATTCACTGCACCTTTTACACTTCCGCCTGAAAACTCGCCAGGTGTACGGACATCTACCAAATAGGCTCCGTCTTTGATAACTTCTTTGAGTTGTGCATTGTCTGCACCAAATAATGATTTAAAAATTCCAAACATGGGTTTATTTATTGTTTAATTGTTTATCTGTTTTTTTTCTTGTTGACATACCTGTAATGTGCCAAATCGGACAATAATTCATAAAAGCTGTGAATAGCAACACCAATGACAATACAAGGAAAATGATTCCAACCATACCTGTTACTACATCCATTAAATAAAGTGCATACAGAATAATTGCAATAACAATCCTAATTACTTTGTCCAAGGTTCCAACATTAGCTTTCATAAAAATTTTAATTAAAGATTGTTAATTACGGTTTTTAGTTTTTCACGCACCTGAGTAGCCACTTCGCCAAGGTTATCATTCTTCACTGCCATCATACTTGCCACCGGGTCTATGGCGCTCACCTTGATACTGCCGTCTTCCATTTGTTGCACAACTACATTACATGGCAACATACTGCCGATTTCGTGTTCAACTGACAAGGCTTTGTGTGCAAATTGAGGATTGCATGCACCCAAGATTGTATATCTTCTGAAATCAACGTCTATCTTCTTTTTAAGTGCATCTTTAATATCTATTTCGGTCAAGACACCAAAACCCTCTTTTTTTAGTTCATCGGTAACTTTTGATTTCGCTTCGTCAAAATCCATACCTACGATTTTTGAAAATGTATAGCTCATAATAATTAGTTTGAATGATTAAAATCGGTTGCAAAATTAGTATTTCGAAAACAGTAACTAAGTAACATTGGTTACACTTCAAAAAAACTCTTTAAACGGAAAACAATCTTATTGTGTTCAATTTTCTATCAATACTTTTTCTGCAAATACACCGGATGAAGAACGGATAAGTAAAAAATACAAACCTGCGGGGCGGTGTATGGCATAAGAGGAGGCTCCTTTGCTCACATCAAAACGTTCAAGCATGCGTCCATCAAGGCTATATAATTCAACACTCAGTGAAGGTTCAACATCTGTCAAAAACAGGGTGTTTTCAGCAAAATAATATTGTTTTGAACCGAGTCCATATGGTACACTAAGGGTCAGATTTATCAATTCATTTTGAGATTCACAACCCGAAGCATTTTGAGTTATCACTTTGTAATTTCCGGTTCCCTTGTATAGGAAAACCTGAGTGTTGGAATCCGACAACACATTGTTAAAATACCAATAAATCTTACCACTTGCATCAGTAAACAAGGTATCGTGGACTATGATGAAGAACGGCCTCGGAGGCACCGCAAGCTCTTTGACTCTTAACGTGTCGGAATAGAAAATACAACCCTTGGAATTTTCGAACATAAAACGATATAAGCCACCACCGGTATTAACATTGTAAGTTTTGCCGGTTCCTTGAATCACCATCATACTGTCTTTGAAAAGTGAGTATGTCCCATCCGTACCAGTGCTAACAAAAGTGTTAGTATTATTTGCACAAATGCTGTCAGCCGCATGAATCCCGATAGTTTGATTTGGAATGGTAGAAAATACGGTCATAAAAGAATCATTGATTGTGTATTCATCCTGCACCCCCTCCGGATTAGCAACCTTATAGCTCAGATTGGTAATACCAAAGTCAAGATAATAGTTCCCAAAATCAATGTAAGCACCGGTTTTGCTTGTAATGGGTGTGTTCAAGTTGAAACTTTTTGTAATAGCTCCATCCGTGAAATAGGTTGTGATATCAAAACTGCTTACAGCTTGCGTTCCATTGTTAAAGACATAAAACCGCAAAGCAATATTGCGACAGCTAAAATTGTACTCCAAAAATTCTGTTCTGATACTCAAATCATAGTCAAGACAATTTACACTGGGCTGTAAATCTTGTTTTTCTCCTGTATAAATTCCCAACAATGATTCAAAGTTGGGCATCTCCGAATTAAAGTTTACACCCATGCTAAAATCAGGCAAAGGCTGAGGTGATACACTCACCTGATTTCCAACTATTTCTTCAAAACAATCATGGCTCAGGTCGCTATTGTGTTTGCTGAGCGCAAATCCATTGGATAACAGACTGTAAAAAGTGTCTTCAACTACAAACATTCCCTGAATATCCGCACCTGCATAAGGGAAGAAACTCTTGTGATAAACTTTTCTGACTTGATAGGTACTGCTGTTTATATTCAAAATACAGGCTTCATTCAGGTATTTACCCCCGATTGCCACAGTACTGTCATTGACGTTGAGCACAGAAGTAAAACTGCTAATATCTGCTTGTGCATACTGCACAAAAGATTTGACATCCAATGATGTATCCACTTTTAACAAAGCTGTAGTGGCAGTAGCCACAAAAAAACCATCGTTGTCGGAAATAAAATCAGCAGCCACCGGCAACAGCTCGTCATCGGATAAAATTCCTCCCAAACTATCTCCATCTGAACTGAGCTTATGGATAGATAATTGCTTAGAGAAATTCTGTATCACTACCAGATTATTAGAACTAAGTTCGTGCATAGATAAGACTTTGGAATTAGTTTCACCTCTTGTATCGAGATTAGCATACCACAGCAAATTACCCAAATTATCAATTCTAAAAACCGCGCTTCCCGAAATTCTGTTTCCGAAATTATTCTCACGTTGTCCGCTCAAAATCGAAATTAAATAATCACCATTTTGACAACGAATGATTTTATCTGCAAAGTCATTGCTCAAAGAGTTGAGTTTTCTTGCCCACAATACTTTCCCTCCGGATGTTACCTTTACTGCAATGACTTGTGCATTCTGGTTCGGAAACTCAAATTGACCAATCAAAACAAACGTAGTATCATTTTCCGCAATACCGCCTGCCCCTTGTATTTCCCTGATGGGCAAATCAGGATTGTCAGAATATACAAAGAACTGTGTAGAAGCACCTTGTTGAAAATCTGCATACATCACACCCAGATTAGCAGATGTACCAAATACAAGAAATTTACCATCCATTGTTTTAAAAAGTTGGGTGCTGTTGTCTGCCATAAATCGACTGCCCAGTAAATTGACCGAAGTAAGCGCCTGCCCAAATCCGACTAAGCCTAAGAACATTAACCCTGACACTAATATCAACTTCTTCATGCTTGCATTTATTTGCTACAAATGTAAACTGATTTTGAAAACGATGGAAACTATCATTTAAACGTGATATAAACTCAGAATTTACATCTCACCATGAACAAATAAAGTCAATCAAAACAATCCTTAATTTTATACCTTTGCCATTCCAATGGCAATTGTAAATAAAGTTCAGGCAAGTGGTATTGTTACTCTTGATTTAGAAGCATACTATACTGCCGGAGAACGTGTAGTAATAGACCTGAAAGACAATCTTTTTATGGGTCTTATACTCAAAGAAAAAGATTTCAGGGATTTTATTCATGAGCATGACTGGCTTCAATATACAGACAAATTAGTGGCAATCACCTGCACAGCAGATGCCGTAGTTCCAACTTGGGCATATATGTTGGTCGCAAGTAAATTAACCGGCATAGCTAAAGAAATAGTGTTTGGCAACCTCGACACTCTTGAAACTATATTGCTGCTCAACACCCTGAAAGAAAAAATCAACCCTGCCGAATACCAAGGAGTAAGAATGGTCATCAAAGGTTGCAGTAAGGTTAAAATTACCGAAGCTGCTTATGTACAAATCACTAAGATGTTGATTCCTTTTGTTCAGTCACTGATGTTTGGCGAACCTTGCTCTACTGTGCCGGTTTATAAGAAATCAAAAGCCTGATTGGTCGAAACTTT includes:
- a CDS encoding T9SS type A sorting domain-containing protein, which gives rise to MKKLILVSGLMFLGLVGFGQALTSVNLLGSRFMADNSTQLFKTMDGKFLVFGTSANLGVMYADFQQGASTQFFVYSDNPDLPIREIQGAGGIAENDTTFVLIGQFEFPNQNAQVIAVKVTSGGKVLWARKLNSLSNDFADKIIRCQNGDYLISILSGQRENNFGNRISGSAVFRIDNLGNLLWYANLDTRGETNSKVLSMHELSSNNLVVIQNFSKQLSIHKLSSDGDSLGGILSDDELLPVAADFISDNDGFFVATATTALLKVDTSLDVKSFVQYAQADISSFTSVLNVNDSTVAIGGKYLNEACILNINSSTYQVRKVYHKSFFPYAGADIQGMFVVEDTFYSLLSNGFALSKHNSDLSHDCFEEIVGNQVSVSPQPLPDFSMGVNFNSEMPNFESLLGIYTGEKQDLQPSVNCLDYDLSIRTEFLEYNFSCRNIALRFYVFNNGTQAVSSFDITTYFTDGAITKSFNLNTPITSKTGAYIDFGNYYLDFGITNLSYKVANPEGVQDEYTINDSFMTVFSTIPNQTIGIHAADSICANNTNTFVSTGTDGTYSLFKDSMMVIQGTGKTYNVNTGGGLYRFMFENSKGCIFYSDTLRVKELAVPPRPFFIIVHDTLFTDASGKIYWYFNNVLSDSNTQVFLYKGTGNYKVITQNASGCESQNELINLTLSVPYGLGSKQYYFAENTLFLTDVEPSLSVELYSLDGRMLERFDVSKGASSYAIHRPAGLYFLLIRSSSGVFAEKVLIEN
- a CDS encoding DUF2480 family protein, whose translation is MPMAIVNKVQASGIVTLDLEAYYTAGERVVIDLKDNLFMGLILKEKDFRDFIHEHDWLQYTDKLVAITCTADAVVPTWAYMLVASKLTGIAKEIVFGNLDTLETILLLNTLKEKINPAEYQGVRMVIKGCSKVKITEAAYVQITKMLIPFVQSLMFGEPCSTVPVYKKSKA